In the Podospora pseudocomata strain CBS 415.72m chromosome 5, whole genome shotgun sequence genome, one interval contains:
- a CDS encoding hypothetical protein (EggNog:ENOG503P0YW; COG:S), whose product MPYLHWEIEKRLVRMTNVMRKTRLENEEEFAYERLSKRKGTWGSVVDRARARAQRMNSTTSEFGEWDEGSPSWRPQSPLGSYLWQASKLYQLIDEAADWRLITNHLYSPSPLHPRRTLEQYYYWTADDTTQRDRQQVVYRATQMRSDPEAIPRVVMVDQLWLWILDENTILSAFPRRWGRNKPDPSAVHRAIRDHLGAIDHAQITSVYDLALIIIDECSKVFFDRTKPDLRPEVVDMFSSAISSISEKKTDAYERFGRDVKRMNTQDPLQTAEELLRKSLNIKFEWSVLMEAQNLIDQLQIMQEIFTQQITVMGDFEKALRAMSSESQGPSDLKPALARAAALIEDMKLRRDELWNLEKRQANTRSQVTASYHVVIADLGMLTAIPVAARTPRHEATAVGNYRGQGRHPQGRRERCARQIDCRLHRGDHFLPSSFLLRHLLWHERARVKRGLHEAEYPTCIHV is encoded by the exons ATGCCTTACCTGCACTGGGAAATCGAGAAGAGGCTTGTCAGAATGACCAATGTGATGCGCAAGACACGACTCGAGAACGAAGAGGAGTTTGCCTACGAGCGTCTGAGTAAGCGGAAAGGGACTTGGGGCAGCGTTGTCGACAGAGCTCGAGCCCGAGCTCAACGAATGAACAGCACCACGTCGGAATTCGGGGAGTGGGACGAAGGGTCCCCATCATGGAGGCCGCAATCGCCTCTCGGGAGCTACCTGTGGCAGGCGTCGAAGCTGTATCAGCTCATAGACGAAGCGGCAGACTGGCGCCtgatcaccaaccacctttACTCTCCATCGCCCCTTCACCCACGAAGGACGCTTGAGCAATACTACTACTGGACGGCGGACGACACAACGCAGAGAGATCGTCAACAAGTTGTTTACCGGGCCACGCAGATGAGAAGTGACCCAGAGGCTATCCcaagggtggtgatggttgacCAGTTATGGCTGTGGATCTTGGACGAGA ACACCATTCTATCTGCCTTTCCCCGCCGGTGGGGCCGCAATAAGCCAGACCCGTCTGCTGTGCATCGCGCCATTCGAGATCACCTGGGGGCCATCGACCATGCCCAAATCACCTCGGTGTACGACTTGGCGTTGATCATTATCGACGAATGTTCCAAAGTGTTCTTCGACCGCACCAAGCCGGACCTCCGACCCGAAGTGGTAGACATGTTTAGCTCTGCCATTTCAAGCATT TCAGAGAAGAAGACCGACGCTTACGAACGTTTTGGAAGAGATGTCAAGAGAATGAACACCCAAGACCCACTCCAGACGGCAGAGGAACTGCTGAGAAAGtctctcaacatcaagtTCGAATGGTCGGTGCTGATGGAGGCGCAGAACCTCATAGACCAACTTCAGATCATGCAAGAGATATTCACCCAGCAGATAACCGTGATGGGCGACTTTGAGAAGGCGCTCAGGGCCATGAGCTCGGAATCTCAGGGCCCTTCTGATCTCAAGCCTGCCCTCGCACGGGCAGCGGCTCTGATTGAGGACATGAAACTACGCCGGGATGAGCTTTGGAATTTGGAGAAGAGACAGGCCAATACTCGGAGCCAGGTGACTGCCTCCTACCACGTCGTTATTGCGGATCTGGGTATGCTGACAGCAATTCCTGTAGCTGCGagaactcctcgacatgaAGCAACAGCAGTCGGGAATTatcgaggccaaggccgCCATCCGCAGGGCAGACGAGAGCGTTGTGCAAGGCAGATCGATTGTCGTCTTCACCGTGGTGACCATTTTCTTC CTTCCTCTTTCCTTCTTCGCCACCTTCTTTGGCATGAACGCGCAAGAGTTAAACGAGGGCTACATGAGGCTGAGTACCCAACTTGTATACATGTGTAA
- a CDS encoding hypothetical protein (COG:Q; EggNog:ENOG503NXY4): MDVDGKRRLPLQQPVPGRPRWQGRSRPRRTARRTAGLLLSACLCFIAYAQWRQLPHSPSSVPPAGSDITVHGLSVKRLQDDLATCSALRKKPQDPIGLGRKENSRYIDGHAPTLVKNATVWVGEPKEGTDPEAARNGKGYGWIRSDVYLEYGLIKKVEAAIGLSSVASDTIVFDARGRPLTAGIIDMHSHAGVGSLPSLWGNEDTNEMSANISPFVRSIDALHPGDPQIQVIKSGGVTTSLVLPGSGNNMGGEAYVIKHAVGKADGRNETSAADLLADPDRNWRYMKMACGENAKRVYGRPGEAGPMSRMGESWDFRHAFEQATKLVREQDDWCDTAAAHGVHNHRSYLPQELRWESLGALLRGQVHLNTHCYTISDLEAFIDHTNEFKFKLRAFHHAHQTFLVPEILKRAYGGDPPASALFADNMYYKAEANVASEFAGKILWDSGLTPIYVSDNPVLNAQHVLFEAAKAYKYGLPYHAALASVTAAPAERLGFGQRLGKIKPGYDADVVVWDSDPLSVGAAPVQVWIDGTAQLEDPVELDKPAVELIVPDQDLAHLPGEPVQADEVVFTGVTHVLLDETSVDRKIGAKGIAVVFSKGQLTCLGDCQDELQAATKSNTPVIQLKDGYLTESFTAFGSKIGLNAIDAEDDTDDGPNPNTFVRAEDGLVLDNQKTNASYTYGVTKAISAPSFRGGFSHHGTSVGFLTGAKTVVGQDAVFASDVSAHYTFDTSVKQDGTPSISAAVGSLRRKLLEAHASSSSDETTKDAHSESAFLQKVVNGSLPLVITVHSADTIGALIKVKKAVDEVTKASIRLVILGGAESWLVAEELAAAKVGVVLAPLQSYAVSWDQRRALTGAPLTNGTAVDKLLEAGVVTAIGLEEDWLVRDLGLLAGIVYRNGGGKVDEKGALDLVSGNIYKLLGLKQPGSKSGHFVISEGSPLDIGSRVKAVGGGTGQVTMFAK; the protein is encoded by the exons ATGGACGTGGACGGAAAGCGTCGTCTGCCTCTTCAACAGCCCGTGCCTGGGCGTCCGCGCTGGCAAGGGCGCAGCAGGCCTCGGAGGACAGCTCGGAGAACAGCCGGCCTGTTGCTCTCAGCGTGTTTGTGCTTTATCGCGTACGCCCAGTGGAGGCAGCTCCCACACTCACCATCTTCTGTGCCGCCGGCCGGTTCGGACATCACAGTACACGGCCTCTCGGTCAAGCGCCTGCAGGACGACCTTGCCACGTGTAGTGCCCTGCGCAAGAAACCTCAGGATCCCATCGGCCTCGGACGCAAGGAGAACAGCCGCTACATCGACGGCCATGCCCCCACGCTCGTCAAGAACGCCACCGTTTGGGTTGGCGAACCAAAAGAAGGCACCGACCCCGAGGCTGCTCGCAACGGAAAAGGCTACGGCTGGATTCGCTCTGATGTCTATCTGGAATACGGACTCATCAAGAAGGTCGAGGCCGCCATCGGCCTGTCCTCTGTCGCGTCTGACACCATCGTGTTCGACGCACGTGGCCGGCCCTTGACGGCCGGCATCATCGACATGCACAGTCACGCTGGTGTGGGATCGCTGCCTAGTCTCTGGGGCAACGAGGATACCAACGAGATGTCGGCCAACATTAGTCCCTTCGTGCGTTCCATCGACGCCCTTCACCCAGGTGACCCTCAGATCCAGGTGATCAAGTCCGGCGGCGTAACCACAAGTCTTGTGCTGCCAGGGTCCGGAAACAACATGGGCGGTGAGGCATACGTGATCAAGCACGCTGTTGGAAAGGCTGATGGGAGAAACGAGACAAGCGCCGCCGACCTGCTGGCTGACCCTGACCGGAACTGGAGGTACATGAAGATGGCGTGCGGTGAGAATGCCAAACGAGTCTACGGAAGACCAGGAGAGGCGGGGCCAATGAGCCGGATGGGCGAGAGCTGGGACTTTCGCCACGCCTTTGAACAGGCAACCAAACTGGTGCGGGAGCAAGATGACTGGTGTGACACCGCTGCGGCCCACGGCGTGCACAACCACAGGAGCTACCTTCCACAGGAGCTAAGGTGGGAGTCGCTCGGTGCTCTGTTACGCGGCCAGGTGCACCTGAACACGCACTGTTACACCATCAGCGATTTGGAGGCGTTCATCGACCACACGAACGAGTTCAAGTTCAAGCTCCGAGCATTCCACCATGCCCACCAGACATTTTTGGTCCCCGAG ATCCTCAAACGTGCCTATGGTGGAGACCCTCCTGCCTCCGCTTTGTTTGCGGATAACATGTATTacaaggccgaggccaaTGTTGCGAGCGAATTTGCTGGGAAAATACTGTGGGACAGCGGCCTGACGCCCATCTATGTCAGCGACAACCCGGTGTTGAATGCCCAGCATGTTCTTTTCGAGGCTGCGAAAGCGTACAAATACGGTCTGCCATACCATGCGGCTCTTGCTTCCGTCACCGCAGCGCCCGCAGAGCGCCTCGGGTTCGGGCAGCGGCTGGGGAAGATCAAGCCCGGATATGACGCCGACGTTGTGGTCTGGGACAGTGACCCGTTGAGCGTCGGTGCCGCGCCAGTCCAAGTTTGGATTGACGGAACAGCCCAGCTCGAGGACCCAGTGGAGTTGGACAAGCCGGCCGTGGAGCTTATTGTTCCCGACCAAGATCTTGCCCATCTCCCAGGCGAGCCTGTTCAGGCGGACGAGGTGGTATTCACCGGGGTGACTCATGTCCTTCTCGACGAGACCAGTGTGGATCGCAAGATCGGTGCCAAGGGCATTGCTGTGGTCTTTTCCAAGGGCCAGTTGACCTGTCTTGGGGACTGTCAAGACGAACTGCAGGCCGCCACCAAGTCGAACACCCCCGTCATCCAGCTCAAGGACGGATACCTGACCGAGTCCTTTACGGCCTTTGGCTCCAAGATCGGCCTCAACGCTATTGACGCAGAGGATGATACCGATGACGGGCCAAATCCCAATACGTTTGTCCGAGCAGAGGACGGTCTTGTTCTCGACAACCAAAAGACAAACGCGTCCTACACGTATGGTGTCACCAAGGCAATTTCAGCTCCCTCATTCAGGGGTGGTTTCAGTCACCATGGCACGAGCGTAGGGTTCTTGACCGGCGCAAagacggtggtgggacaGGACGCTGTTTTCGCAAGTGATGTGTCAGCCCACTACACTTTCGATACTTCAGTCAAACAGGATGGCACGCCGTCTATTTCGGCCGCTGTTGGAAGCCTTCGTCGGAAGCTTTTGGAGGCCCACGCTTCGTCGAGCTCTGATGAGACGACAAAGGATGCGCACTCGGAGTCGGCATTCCTCCAAAAGGTGGTCAATGGCTCTCTGCCTCTTGTCATCACAGTCCACAGCGCTGATACCATCGGGGCTCTGATCAAGGTCAAAAAggcggtggatgaggtgaCGAAGGCGTCTATTCGACTGGTCATCTTGGGTGGTGCTGAATCTTGGCTCgtcgccgaggagctggcggcTGCCAAGGTCGGTGTGGTATTAGCCCCCTTGCAGTCGTATGCTGTCAGCTGGGATCAGAGGCGGGCTTTGACCGGTGCTCCCCTCACCAACGGAACCGCCGTTGACAAGCTGTTGGAGGCTGGTGTGGTGACAGCCAtcgggttggaggaggactGGCTGGTGAGGGACTTGGGCTTGCTGGCCGGGATTGTGTACCggaacggcggcggcaaggtGGATGAGAAGGGAGCCCTTGACTTGGTAAGTGGTAACATTTACAAGCTTCTGGGACTGAAGCAGCCTGGATCTAAGTCGGGACATTTTGTAATCTCCGAAGGGAGTCCGTTGGATATTGGGTCGAGGGTGAAGGCCGTTGGGGGCGGGACTGGCCAGGTCACGATGTTTGCCAAGTAA
- a CDS encoding hypothetical protein (COG:Z; EggNog:ENOG503NVH9), producing the protein MEQFLIDDADRYEELVQAFNPKPAAPVRAGSTNPDFLVSTRIRPLLPDEISQDFPESICSRPGGANIINLHELKKSVRGLPCLNSFSYPVDRVFGPDSTTKQIYDAIIQPLVPWAWGGGVSTMFAYGQTGSGKTFTVSGLEEHGTLQKQDGLLYVIDLAGSETARDKSTHGAARMREAREINTSLSALEDCIRGRAMVDPDPGSGKKAHVPFRQSTLTKTLKHVFDPSPVGGGGRDSCGGASRNTLRYAELLRVTAGPAGKNVQDYDEKRPVTWGNGEVREWVGKNSGTPPVDGNVLAPTESGAQLLRLPVAEFVERCLKTPGVKMEQATAFQSRVLAAAC; encoded by the exons ATGGAGCAATTTCTCATCGACGACGCAGACCGCTACGAGGAGCTGGTTCAGGccttcaaccccaagcccGCGGCTCCGGTCAGAGCGGGTTCAACAAATCCCGACTTTCTCGTCAGTACTCGCATTAGACCACTGCTACCAGATGAGATCTCTCAGGACTTTCCCGAGAGTATCTGTTCACGGCCTGGTGGTGCGAATATCATCAACTTGCACGAGCTCAAGAAGTCAGTGAGGGGGTTGCCTTGTCTGAAT TCCTTCAGCTACCCGGTCGACCGCGTCTTCGGCCCcgacagcaccaccaagcaaATCTACGATGCCATTATCCAGCCCCTCGTCCCCTGGGCCTGGGGCGGAGGTGTGAGCACCATGTTCGCCTACGGGCAGACAGGATCAGGCAAAACCTTCACCGTCAGCGGGTTGGAGGAGCACGGCACGTTGCAGAAAC AAGATGGGCTCCTCTACGTCATCGACCTTGCCGGGTCGGAAACCGCCCGCGACAAGTCCACCCACGGcgcggcgaggatgagggaagCGAGAGAGATCAACACCAGCCTCTCTGCTCTAGAAGACTGCATCagggggagggcgatggTTGATCCTGATCCCGGGTCTGGGAAGAAGGCGCATGTGCCGTTTAGGCAGAGCACACTGACGAAGACGTTGAAGCATGTGTTTGATCCGAGCccggttggggggggggggagagataGTTGTGGTGGC GCCAGCAGAAATACGTTGCGGTATGCGGAGTTGTTGAGGGTTACGGCTGGGCCGGCGGGGAAGAATGTACAAGATTATGATGAGAAGAGGCCGGTCACGTGggggaatggggaggtgagggagtgggtggggAAGAAT TCGGGAACCCCTCCTGTTGATGGAAACGTTCTCGCCCCGACGGAATCGGGAGCGCAGCTTTTACGGTTGCCTGTTGCGGAGTTTGTGGAGAGGTGTCTCAAGACTCCgggggtgaagatggagcaGGCCACGGCGTTTCAGAGCAGAGTTTTGGCAGCTGCATGTTGA
- a CDS encoding hypothetical protein (EggNog:ENOG503PCUN) translates to MALYSSPPPARPFSEDKPTLLTSWWITLLCAFIILLRLVGRFVRVEKLFGEDKVAALVLIPLFLRMAFVHPILLFGTNNVELNDELDLSDEGLRRRAIGSGLVLISRMLYAVVLWLLKLVTLEFFDRLVGSSGRNRYTLLLRSMRIALVATFVAVVVSDLAECQPFTKYWQVSPDPGPQCRQGYANLLTASVCNAATDLLLVVFPVPIVIQSRLPMGHKSLLVALFCLHIFTVVVTICRVPQIISEQGYQATRTTWASADILMATFAANALTIGTFMRDKGVKKKKFKYEPTESQNRRNSRKDSMAISKKPSWDEDDDMEADYSEGKRGGLSRTKTPDISSTPGEVEQAKREIKSPRVHHSSRSASMDSLIPRGRQTPATQVVKTTTFEMTVSSSDDQEHVRCKKQAHAGLCLTPIHGVVTATANGRGRGSSILLREMKPMPDAHNEETEQQQR, encoded by the exons ATGGCTCTCTACTCGTCTCCGCCTCCGGCACGGCCCTTCAGCGAGGACAAGCCGACTCTCTTGACATCGTGGTGGATCACGCTGCTATGTgccttcatcatcctcctccgtctcgtGGGGCGGTTTGTGCGggtcgagaagctgtttggaGAGGACAAGGTCGCCGCCCTGGTGTTGATACCCCTCTTCCTACGCATGGCCTTTGTGCACCCCATTCTCTTGTTTGGAACCAACAATGTCGAGTTGAACGATGAGCTGGACTTGTCGGACGAGGGGCTCCGGCGGCGGGCCATTGGGAGCGGACTGGTGCTGATCAGTCGTATGCTGTACGCAGTGGT ACTATGGCTGCTCAAGCTGGTTACTCTCGAGTTCTTTGATCGTCTGGTTGGATCTTCTGGGAGGAACCGCTACACCTTGCTCCTTCGGTCGATGCGCATCGCTTTGGTCGCGACCTTTGTGGCGGTTGTCGTCAGTGATCTTGCGGAATGCCAGCCGTTCACAAAATACTGGCAGGTCAGTCCGGACCCGGGACCGCAGTGTCGTCAGGGCTACGCAAACCTCCTCACAGCATCAGTTTGCAACGCGGCTACCGACCTGCTGCTGGTTGTGTTCCCTGTGCCCATTGTCATACAAAGCCGACTGCCGATGGGACACAAGTCGCTGCTGGTTGCCCTCTTTTGTCTCCACATCTttacggtggtggtgaccaTCTGTCGGGTGCCTCAGATCATCAGCGAGCAGGGATACCAagcgacgaggacgacatGGGCTTCGGCCGATATCCTGATGGCAACATTTGCGGCCAACGCACTTACCATCGGGACGTTTATGAGAGACAAGggtgtcaagaagaagaagttcaAATACGAGCCGACAGAGTCGCAAAACAGAAGAAACTCGAGGAAGGATTCAATGGCCATCTCGAAGAAGCCGTCctgggatgaggatgatgacatgGAGGCGGATTATTCTGAAGGAAAACGCGGAGGGCTGAGTCGTACAAAGACGCCCGACATCTCCTCGACACCAGGAGAGGTCGAGCAAGCCAAGAGGGAGATCAAGTCCCCCAGGGTGCACCACAGCAGTCGGTCAGCCAGCATGGACTCGCTGATTCCTAGGGGTCGACAGACACCTGCCACCCAAGTGGTCAAGACCACCACTTTTGAGATGACAGTCTCGTCGTCTGATGATCAGGAACATGTTCGGTGCAAAAAGCAAGCCCACGCAGGACTCTGTCTGACACCCATTCACGGGGTGGTGACAGCGACGGCAAAcggacgagggagggggtcCAGCATCCTTCTTCGCGAGATGAAACCGATGCCGGACGCTCACAACGAGGAGACggagcagcaacagcgctAA